One window from the genome of Streptococcus parasanguinis encodes:
- a CDS encoding DUF4430 domain-containing protein, translated as MLKKTISSLMTLLAALLLASCASSHSTNHQTTASSTEVAKKNEISITIGVTPEGQKAQSKTLKVAEESNLMKVLKANYKIEEKNGMITSIDGHSQDEAKGLYWMYKINGEMAPKGAAETTVKKGDKIEFYQEVYK; from the coding sequence ATGTTGAAAAAAACCATTTCTAGCTTAATGACCTTACTTGCAGCTCTTCTTTTAGCGAGTTGCGCTTCGTCTCATAGCACAAACCATCAAACAACAGCTTCTAGCACAGAAGTTGCCAAGAAAAACGAAATTTCGATTACGATTGGCGTGACGCCAGAAGGTCAAAAAGCGCAATCGAAAACCTTGAAAGTAGCAGAAGAGAGCAACCTCATGAAAGTGCTCAAAGCCAACTACAAGATTGAAGAAAAAAATGGCATGATCACCTCGATTGACGGTCACAGCCAAGATGAAGCCAAAGGTCTTTACTGGATGTACAAGATCAATGGCGAAATGGCTCCAAAAGGTGCTGCTGAAACCACCGTTAAAAAAGGGGACAAGATCGAATTCTATCAAGAAGTGTATAAATAA
- a CDS encoding AAA family ATPase has product MKKERIALVFGTFAPLHQGHIDLIQRAKRQCDRVRVIVSGYEGDRGEEVGLTLQKRFRYIREAFSNDELTQVYKLDETELPRYPLGWEPWLQTALNTIQYQTETEELIFYVGEKAYKEELEARGFEVHLEERRFGISATMIRENPSKYWKYIAQPFRRQFTKKVLIMGSASNGKTTLAKDLARFYDAPVSLEYAREYQIKNNVRDDELTPKDYYYLLLGQYDQTSKLIDSSANRGLVIADTNSLVTKGYYDYYMEVEGQDTSMTDTFDNLFVSILSKEKWDLILFVQPIGSYVNDGFRDMTMADEEIRTSFSNYLDQLRQQYLGNIPTTFLASDYLGNYEEAKKVIDAIYQAD; this is encoded by the coding sequence ATGAAAAAAGAAAGAATTGCCCTGGTTTTTGGAACCTTTGCGCCTCTTCATCAAGGGCATATTGACCTGATCCAGCGGGCCAAGCGTCAGTGTGATCGCGTTCGTGTCATTGTATCTGGTTATGAAGGGGATCGTGGTGAAGAAGTGGGACTGACCTTACAAAAACGCTTCCGTTATATCCGTGAAGCCTTCTCAAATGATGAGTTGACCCAAGTCTATAAGTTAGATGAGACAGAACTTCCTCGTTATCCCTTGGGCTGGGAGCCTTGGTTACAGACAGCCCTAAACACCATCCAGTATCAAACAGAGACAGAAGAGTTGATCTTTTATGTAGGGGAGAAAGCCTACAAGGAAGAGTTGGAAGCTAGAGGGTTTGAAGTTCACTTAGAAGAGCGCCGCTTCGGGATCTCTGCTACCATGATCCGGGAAAATCCAAGCAAATACTGGAAATATATCGCTCAGCCCTTCCGTCGCCAGTTCACAAAAAAAGTTTTGATCATGGGGAGCGCCAGCAACGGGAAAACGACCCTTGCAAAGGACTTGGCTCGCTTTTACGATGCACCTGTTAGTCTTGAGTATGCCCGTGAATACCAGATCAAGAACAATGTGCGGGATGATGAACTCACGCCAAAAGATTACTATTACCTACTCTTAGGACAGTATGATCAAACCTCTAAGCTCATCGATAGTAGTGCCAATCGAGGCCTTGTCATCGCAGATACTAATTCCCTGGTGACCAAGGGTTACTACGATTACTATATGGAAGTCGAAGGCCAGGATACCAGCATGACCGATACCTTTGACAACCTCTTTGTCAGTATTCTCTCCAAAGAAAAATGGGATTTGATCCTCTTTGTCCAGCCGATCGGTTCTTATGTCAATGATGGTTTCCGAGATATGACCATGGCGGACGAAGAAATCCGCACCAGCTTTTCAAATTACCTGGACCAATTGCGCCAGCAATACCTAGGAAACATTCCGACCACTTTCCTCGCATCAGACTACCTCGGCAACTACGAAGAAGCCAAGAAGGTGATCGATGCCATTTACCAAGCCGACTAA
- a CDS encoding NUDIX domain-containing protein: protein MASLSIPAGMTEKEYFETVASEADFLKWYKEQDLPTYETPSVTADMVAYCFVEGKLKLLAIRRKAHPYQHRLALVGGFVNKDEDATHACIREVKEEVGLDLPVNKVEQLMTVSTPGRDPRGWVITIAHLVYLPAEAVDLAHAGDDAKEVVFLDVDFKKSQCLLDGEPLAASDFAFDHYQIIQESIKRIQGRLDWNPTFLYLLEEPFTVYEATELVNLINPGRPIVSNNFLVKFGEFVEEVGVKRVPKKKPRKTYRLKQ, encoded by the coding sequence ATGGCAAGTCTCTCGATTCCAGCAGGAATGACGGAGAAAGAGTATTTTGAGACGGTCGCTAGTGAAGCAGACTTTCTCAAGTGGTACAAGGAGCAAGATCTGCCAACTTATGAAACTCCAAGTGTCACAGCGGACATGGTGGCTTACTGTTTTGTTGAAGGCAAGCTCAAGCTCTTAGCCATTCGCCGCAAGGCCCACCCTTATCAACACCGCCTCGCCTTGGTGGGGGGCTTTGTGAACAAGGATGAAGATGCGACTCATGCCTGTATCCGAGAAGTCAAAGAAGAAGTTGGGCTCGATCTGCCAGTGAATAAGGTGGAGCAGCTCATGACAGTTTCCACCCCTGGGCGGGACCCCAGAGGCTGGGTCATTACCATCGCCCATCTGGTCTATCTGCCGGCAGAAGCAGTAGACTTAGCCCATGCAGGTGACGATGCCAAGGAAGTTGTTTTTCTCGATGTCGATTTCAAAAAGTCCCAGTGTTTGCTCGATGGAGAACCCTTAGCTGCTTCTGATTTTGCCTTTGACCACTACCAGATTATTCAAGAGTCGATCAAGCGGATTCAGGGGCGTCTGGACTGGAATCCAACCTTCCTCTATCTGTTAGAGGAGCCTTTCACCGTTTATGAAGCAACCGAGTTGGTCAATCTGATCAATCCTGGACGCCCCATCGTTAGCAATAACTTCCTCGTGAAGTTCGGAGAATTCGTGGAAGAAGTGGGTGTCAAGCGGGTTCCTAAGAAAAAACCACGGAAGACCTATCGCTTAAAACAGTAG
- a CDS encoding YoaK family protein, with protein sequence MEEKIILPQNTRLMGALLGFIGGGLDVFCHMHYRSLVATQTGNLLLLIADWHDPRVENTIMRFSSILFFSIGFVVALHIKEYRKTAFWRTKMLIPLFVVTLLIPLVSVIPPVEVPFIAFGTGMMMLTFTGSLIENHPYVIFMTSGNYRKMLTALYRITRGKGDLDEYRRQAMNYGIVVGSFIAGAISVAILMHFIHQWAIWLITANLFLIMTYYTARVKQLGLQTDNL encoded by the coding sequence ATGGAAGAAAAAATAATTTTACCACAAAATACACGACTGATGGGGGCTCTACTTGGTTTTATCGGAGGGGGCCTCGATGTTTTTTGTCACATGCACTACCGGAGTTTGGTCGCGACCCAAACGGGGAACCTACTGCTTCTCATCGCTGATTGGCACGATCCCCGTGTCGAAAATACCATCATGCGTTTTTCATCTATTCTATTTTTCTCGATCGGCTTTGTGGTTGCCCTCCATATCAAAGAGTATCGCAAGACAGCCTTTTGGCGGACCAAGATGTTGATTCCTTTGTTTGTGGTGACACTCCTGATTCCCTTGGTGTCTGTCATACCACCTGTAGAAGTTCCCTTTATTGCTTTTGGAACAGGGATGATGATGTTGACCTTTACAGGGAGCCTCATCGAAAATCACCCTTATGTGATCTTTATGACTTCCGGCAATTACCGCAAGATGCTGACGGCCTTGTACCGAATCACTCGAGGAAAGGGAGATTTGGACGAGTATCGGCGTCAGGCCATGAATTACGGGATTGTCGTTGGAAGCTTTATTGCGGGAGCTATTAGCGTAGCCATCCTCATGCATTTCATTCACCAATGGGCCATCTGGCTGATCACAGCCAACCTCTTTTTGATCATGACCTACTACACCGCCAGAGTCAAACAACTCGGCCTGCAAACAGACAATCTATAA
- the dusB gene encoding tRNA dihydrouridine synthase DusB produces the protein MTNLNTPFMIGNVEIPNRTVLAPMAGVTNSAFRTIAKELGAGLVVMEMVSDKGIQYNNEKTLHMLHIDEGENPVSIQLFGSDEDSLARAAEFIQENTKTDIVDINMGCPVNKIVKNEAGAMWLRDPDKIYSIINKVQSVLDIPLTVKMRTGWSDPSLAVENALAAEAAGVSALAMHGRTREQMYTGHADLETLHKVAQALTKIPFIANGDIRTVQDAKQRIEEVGADAVMIGRAAMGNPYLFNQINHYFETGEILPDLTFEDKMKIAYEHLKRLINLKGEHIAVREFRGLAPHYLRGTSGAAKLRGAISQASTLAEIEELLQLKA, from the coding sequence GTGACAAATCTTAATACACCTTTTATGATTGGGAACGTCGAGATCCCAAACCGGACGGTCCTAGCCCCCATGGCCGGTGTGACCAACTCAGCTTTCCGGACCATTGCGAAAGAACTCGGAGCTGGCCTTGTGGTCATGGAAATGGTCTCTGATAAAGGGATCCAATACAACAACGAAAAGACCCTGCATATGCTCCATATCGATGAGGGAGAAAATCCAGTATCAATCCAGCTCTTTGGGAGCGACGAAGATAGCTTAGCACGCGCAGCAGAATTTATCCAAGAAAATACCAAAACTGATATCGTTGATATCAACATGGGCTGCCCAGTTAATAAGATCGTCAAAAACGAGGCTGGTGCCATGTGGCTCAGGGACCCTGATAAGATTTACTCTATTATCAACAAGGTTCAATCTGTCCTGGATATCCCCCTCACTGTTAAAATGCGGACAGGTTGGTCTGACCCTTCTCTAGCAGTTGAGAATGCCCTCGCAGCGGAAGCCGCAGGCGTATCTGCCCTTGCCATGCATGGTCGGACTCGGGAACAAATGTATACGGGGCATGCGGATCTTGAGACCCTTCACAAGGTTGCACAAGCTCTGACCAAGATTCCATTTATCGCCAATGGTGACATCCGTACAGTTCAAGACGCCAAACAACGGATCGAAGAAGTTGGTGCAGATGCAGTCATGATCGGCCGTGCTGCTATGGGGAATCCTTACCTCTTCAATCAAATCAATCACTACTTTGAAACAGGAGAAATTCTACCTGATTTGACCTTCGAAGACAAGATGAAGATTGCTTATGAGCACTTGAAGCGCTTGATCAATCTCAAGGGTGAGCACATTGCCGTTCGCGAATTCCGCGGCTTAGCCCCTCACTACCTTCGTGGAACATCTGGCGCAGCCAAACTCCGCGGAGCCATCTCGCAAGCTAGCACTCTAGCTGAGATTGAAGAACTCTTACAATTAAAAGCATAG
- the hslO gene encoding Hsp33 family molecular chaperone HslO — protein sequence MDKIIKTISESGSFRAFVLDSTETVRAAQEYHQTQASSTVALGRTLIASQILAANEKGNTKITVKILGTSSLGAIITVADTQGNVKGYVQNPGVDIKKTATGEVVVGPFVGNGEFLVITDYGTGNPYHSMTPLVTGEIGEDLAYYLTESQQTPSAVGLNVLLDEEDKVKVAGGFLVQVLPNAKEEEIASFEKRIQEMPAISTLLASDDHIEALLTAIYGDEPYKRLSEEEIRFQCDCSKERFMNALASLPAKDLQEMKDEDHGAEIACQFCQTTYHFDENDLEELIRDKS from the coding sequence ATGGACAAAATTATCAAAACTATCTCAGAAAGTGGCTCTTTCCGTGCCTTTGTACTAGACAGTACAGAGACCGTGCGAGCAGCCCAAGAATACCATCAGACACAAGCAAGTTCAACAGTGGCCCTTGGGCGCACCCTGATCGCTAGTCAAATTCTCGCAGCCAATGAAAAGGGAAACACCAAGATAACAGTGAAAATCCTGGGCACTAGCTCACTTGGTGCTATCATCACTGTGGCAGATACTCAAGGAAACGTCAAAGGCTACGTGCAAAATCCTGGTGTGGATATCAAGAAAACAGCGACCGGTGAAGTCGTGGTCGGACCATTTGTCGGAAACGGGGAATTCCTAGTGATTACCGACTACGGCACAGGCAATCCTTATCATTCCATGACACCTCTCGTCACTGGAGAAATCGGTGAAGACCTAGCTTATTACTTGACTGAAAGCCAACAAACGCCATCTGCGGTTGGGCTCAATGTCCTCCTTGATGAAGAAGACAAGGTCAAGGTTGCCGGTGGTTTCTTAGTGCAGGTCTTGCCAAATGCCAAGGAAGAAGAAATTGCCAGCTTTGAAAAACGGATCCAAGAAATGCCGGCCATTTCTACCCTTTTAGCCTCTGACGACCATATTGAAGCCCTTCTTACTGCCATCTATGGTGACGAACCATACAAGCGTCTCTCAGAAGAAGAGATCCGCTTCCAGTGTGACTGTAGCAAGGAACGCTTCATGAATGCCTTGGCAAGCTTACCAGCCAAAGACCTTCAAGAAATGAAGGACGAAGACCATGGCGCGGAAATCGCTTGCCAATTCTGTCAGACAACTTACCACTTTGATGAAAACGACTTGGAGGAACTCATTCGTGACAAATCTTAA
- the gshAB gene encoding bifunctional glutamate--cysteine ligase GshA/glutathione synthetase GshB: MTINQLLQKLDTSSPILQATFGLERENLRVTTDGHLAQTAHPSQLGSRNFHPTIQTDFSEQQLELITPIAHSTKEARRLLGAISDVAGRSIDQSECLWPLSMPPQLTEEDIIIARLENEYERHYREGLAKKYGKKLQAISGIHYNMELGKDLVAALFQVSSYHLLKDFKNDLYLKLARNFLRFRWLLTYLYGAAPLAEAGFYSQEYPQPIRSFRNSDYGYVNDENIQVSYTSLEQYVTDIENYVQSGELSAEKEFYSAVRFRGQKHNRAYLEQGITYLEFRCFDLNPFDHLGISQETLDTVHLFLLGLLWLDDVENVDAVLKAAHDLNQKIACSHPLTALPDEADSSALLQAMEELIQHFELPTYYQTLLDQMREALLHPQLTLSGQLLPHIQQDSLTAFGLEKAEEYHRYAWTAPYALKGYENMELSTQMLLFDAIQKGLNVEILDEKDQFLKLWHGSHVEYVKNGNMTSKDNYVIPLAMANKTVTKKILAAADFPVPVGAEFSSLEKGLAYYPLIKNREIVVKPKSTNFGLGISIFQEPASLEAYHKALEIAFSEDVAVLVEEFIAGTEYRFFVLDGQCQAVLLRVAANVVGDGQHTVRELIAIKNDNPLRGRDHRSPLEIIELGDIELLMLDQQGYGPDDILPAGVKVDLRRNSNISTGGDSIDVTDSMHPSYKELAADMAKAMGAWACGVDLIIPDSSAISTKENPNCTCIELNFNPSMYMHTYCAEGPGQSITPKILAKLFPEMDL; the protein is encoded by the coding sequence ATGACGATTAATCAATTACTGCAGAAACTGGATACATCAAGCCCTATTCTCCAAGCGACCTTTGGTCTGGAGAGGGAAAATCTGCGAGTGACAACTGATGGACACTTAGCTCAAACTGCTCATCCGAGTCAGCTTGGTTCCCGCAATTTCCACCCGACCATCCAAACAGACTTCAGCGAACAACAACTGGAACTAATTACACCTATTGCTCACTCTACTAAGGAAGCGCGGCGCTTACTGGGAGCTATCAGCGATGTGGCAGGCCGCTCAATTGACCAGAGTGAATGCCTGTGGCCTCTGTCCATGCCACCGCAGCTGACTGAAGAAGATATTATCATCGCCCGTCTGGAAAACGAATACGAACGCCACTACCGAGAGGGTTTAGCGAAAAAATATGGCAAAAAACTACAGGCCATCTCTGGCATCCACTACAACATGGAGCTAGGGAAAGATCTGGTCGCTGCTCTCTTTCAAGTCAGCTCCTATCATTTACTCAAGGACTTTAAAAATGACCTCTATCTCAAACTGGCTCGAAACTTTCTGCGTTTCCGATGGCTCTTAACCTATCTCTACGGTGCTGCTCCTCTGGCAGAAGCCGGCTTCTACAGTCAGGAATACCCGCAGCCTATCCGCTCTTTTCGCAACAGCGACTATGGCTATGTCAATGACGAGAATATTCAGGTGTCCTACACTTCTTTGGAGCAATATGTAACCGATATTGAAAACTACGTTCAGTCTGGCGAGCTCAGTGCTGAAAAAGAATTTTACTCAGCCGTTCGCTTCCGTGGACAGAAGCACAATCGCGCCTATCTGGAGCAGGGTATCACCTATCTGGAATTCCGCTGCTTCGATCTCAATCCTTTTGACCATTTGGGCATTAGCCAAGAGACCTTAGATACTGTCCATCTCTTTTTACTGGGCCTGCTCTGGCTAGATGATGTAGAAAATGTTGATGCAGTATTAAAAGCTGCCCATGATTTGAACCAGAAAATTGCTTGTAGCCACCCGCTGACTGCCCTGCCAGATGAGGCAGACAGCTCAGCCCTTCTCCAAGCCATGGAAGAGCTCATCCAGCATTTTGAACTGCCAACTTACTATCAAACTTTGCTGGACCAGATGAGAGAGGCTCTCTTACATCCTCAGCTGACACTGTCAGGACAGCTCCTGCCCCATATCCAGCAAGATTCCTTAACAGCTTTTGGTCTAGAAAAAGCAGAAGAATACCACCGCTATGCCTGGACTGCTCCTTATGCCCTCAAAGGCTACGAAAATATGGAACTGTCCACCCAGATGCTACTCTTTGATGCTATTCAAAAGGGGCTAAATGTCGAAATTTTAGATGAAAAGGACCAATTTCTCAAGCTTTGGCATGGTAGTCATGTAGAATATGTCAAGAACGGCAATATGACCTCCAAGGATAACTATGTCATCCCTTTGGCCATGGCCAATAAAACAGTCACCAAAAAGATTTTGGCAGCAGCTGACTTTCCCGTTCCGGTTGGAGCAGAATTTTCTTCTCTAGAAAAGGGACTGGCCTACTACCCTTTGATTAAGAACCGAGAAATTGTTGTCAAACCCAAGTCAACTAACTTCGGACTGGGCATCTCTATCTTCCAAGAGCCAGCTAGCCTGGAAGCTTATCACAAGGCTCTGGAGATTGCTTTTTCAGAAGATGTCGCCGTCTTAGTGGAGGAATTTATCGCTGGAACGGAGTACCGCTTCTTTGTCTTAGACGGACAATGCCAAGCAGTCCTCTTGCGAGTGGCGGCCAATGTCGTCGGAGACGGTCAGCATACCGTGAGAGAATTGATTGCCATCAAAAATGACAATCCTCTGCGGGGCCGAGATCATCGTTCACCGCTTGAAATCATTGAACTGGGGGACATTGAACTGCTCATGCTGGACCAGCAAGGCTATGGACCAGATGATATCCTGCCTGCTGGAGTCAAGGTTGACTTGCGGCGCAATTCCAACATTTCTACTGGCGGAGACTCGATTGATGTCACAGACAGCATGCACCCATCTTATAAGGAACTCGCTGCGGACATGGCAAAGGCTATGGGAGCCTGGGCCTGTGGCGTTGATCTCATCATCCCTGACAGCTCTGCTATTTCCACAAAGGAAAATCCCAACTGTACCTGCATCGAGCTCAACTTCAATCCTTCTATGTATATGCACACCTATTGTGCTGAGGGGCCGGGACAAAGCATTACTCCGAAAATACTAGCTAAACTTTTCCCAGAAATGGACCTATAA
- a CDS encoding adenylosuccinate synthase, with protein sequence MTSVVVVGTQWGDEGKGKITDFLSANAEVIARYQGGDNAGHTIVIDGKKFKLHLIPSGIFFPEKISVIGNGVVVNPKSLVKELAYLHEEGVSTDSLRISDRAHVILPYHIELDRLQEESKGENKIGTTIKGIGPAYMDKAARVGIRIADLLDRDVFAERLRINLEEKNRQFTKLYDAEALSFDDIFEEYYEYGQQIKQYVTDTSVILNDALDNGKRVLFEGAQGVMLDIDQGTYPFVTSSNPVAGGVTIGSGVGPSKIDKVVGVCKAYTSRVGDGPFPTELFDEVGDRIREVGHEYGTTTGRPRRVGWFDSVVMRHSRRVSGITNLSLNSIDVLSGLDTVKICVAYDLDGERIDHYPASLEQLKRCKPIYEELPGWSEDITGVRSLEDLPENARNYVRRVSELVGVRISTFSVGPDRDQTNILESVWSSL encoded by the coding sequence ATGACATCAGTAGTTGTTGTAGGAACCCAGTGGGGAGATGAAGGAAAAGGGAAGATTACAGACTTCCTATCAGCCAATGCAGAAGTCATTGCTCGCTACCAAGGTGGGGACAATGCCGGTCACACCATCGTGATTGATGGCAAAAAGTTCAAGTTGCACTTGATTCCTTCTGGTATCTTCTTCCCTGAAAAGATCTCTGTGATTGGAAATGGGGTGGTTGTCAACCCGAAATCATTGGTCAAAGAGTTGGCTTATCTCCATGAAGAAGGGGTATCAACAGACAGCCTTCGCATTTCTGACCGTGCCCATGTCATCCTTCCTTACCATATCGAATTGGACCGTCTCCAAGAAGAGTCTAAAGGCGAAAACAAAATCGGAACGACCATCAAAGGGATCGGACCAGCCTATATGGACAAGGCTGCGCGTGTGGGAATCCGGATCGCGGACCTTTTGGACCGCGACGTCTTTGCGGAACGTCTTCGTATCAACTTGGAAGAAAAGAACCGTCAATTTACCAAACTCTATGATGCAGAGGCTCTGTCATTTGACGATATCTTCGAAGAATACTATGAATATGGTCAACAAATCAAGCAATATGTAACCGATACTTCTGTTATCTTGAACGATGCTTTGGATAACGGCAAGCGCGTGCTCTTTGAAGGAGCCCAAGGGGTTATGTTGGATATCGACCAAGGAACCTATCCATTTGTAACCTCTTCAAACCCAGTCGCAGGTGGGGTGACCATCGGATCAGGTGTCGGCCCAAGCAAGATCGACAAGGTTGTCGGTGTATGTAAAGCCTACACTAGCCGTGTTGGTGATGGCCCATTCCCTACGGAACTCTTCGATGAAGTGGGTGATCGGATCCGTGAAGTCGGCCATGAGTATGGGACAACAACCGGTCGTCCTCGTCGTGTTGGTTGGTTTGACTCCGTTGTTATGCGCCACAGCCGTCGCGTGTCAGGAATTACCAACCTTAGCTTGAACTCGATCGACGTTCTGTCCGGCTTGGATACAGTGAAAATCTGTGTAGCCTACGACTTGGATGGGGAACGCATCGACCACTACCCAGCAAGCTTGGAGCAACTCAAACGTTGCAAGCCGATCTATGAAGAATTGCCAGGTTGGTCAGAAGACATCACTGGTGTCCGCAGCCTAGAAGACCTGCCAGAAAATGCCCGCAATTATGTTCGCCGTGTCAGCGAACTGGTTGGAGTCCGCATTTCGACCTTCTCAGTCGGACCAGATCGTGACCAAACCAATATCTTGGAAAGTGTTTGGTCTAGTTTATAA
- a CDS encoding HAD family hydrolase: protein MYQTILFDLDGTLTNSELGITNSVAYALGKYGIQVPDKKALRVFIGPPLQESFERFYGFSKEECLKAIDYYHEYFSEKGLYENEVYLGVPDLLASLKQAGKQLIVATSKPEEFSIQILKHFGLYDYFDFVAGATMDRKRSKKSDVIQYALEQNGITDLAHTIMIGDREHDVLGAQAQKLDSIGVLYGFGSREELEEAGATYIAQEVGEIAAFIG, encoded by the coding sequence ATGTATCAAACGATTTTATTTGACCTAGACGGCACCTTGACCAATTCAGAACTAGGGATTACCAACTCGGTGGCCTATGCCTTAGGAAAATATGGGATTCAAGTGCCAGACAAGAAAGCATTGAGAGTTTTCATCGGTCCGCCCTTGCAGGAGTCTTTTGAGCGCTTTTATGGATTTTCTAAGGAAGAATGTTTAAAGGCCATTGACTACTATCATGAGTATTTTTCCGAAAAAGGCCTTTATGAAAATGAGGTCTATCTAGGCGTTCCTGACTTGCTGGCTTCTCTCAAGCAGGCTGGCAAACAGTTGATTGTAGCTACGTCAAAGCCTGAAGAATTTTCCATTCAAATTCTCAAACACTTTGGTTTGTATGATTATTTTGACTTTGTCGCTGGTGCGACCATGGATAGAAAACGTAGTAAAAAAAGCGATGTTATCCAGTATGCCTTGGAGCAAAATGGGATTACAGATTTGGCGCATACCATCATGATTGGAGACAGGGAGCACGATGTGCTTGGCGCTCAAGCGCAAAAGCTTGATTCTATCGGTGTCCTTTATGGCTTTGGAAGCAGGGAAGAATTGGAAGAAGCCGGCGCCACCTATATTGCTCAAGAAGTTGGCGAAATTGCAGCTTTTATAGGATAA
- a CDS encoding ATP-binding cassette domain-containing protein, with protein sequence MRNIYKYIDKKYLFPIFLGRIVNSGLVLAQPLILTKALKLDQDGLSYGKILNFVLFGLSVYLVIYSLMLFSNYSHNIFRREINKSVRALLFKKVILNPKFSNDEKVSLLTQDMEYVGDNYLENINVMVSWGFVALVTAIYIVSQNFLLGLIFVIFTIMRPIPQFIMNRRLQDSGDSWSKLRTKLHGLVSDSMQGSQTLRINQAMRLNEERVNDLNGEYQKAIQRFCFTHNIIFFFNGFMVFFSQVVPLALGFYLSLQGNSISITSLISMYVAAGMLVEPIQTLMYSAANLQGALPTANRLFKIIEEEPDFEETKDQFVENLESLRLNHISKSFAERQLFSDLTATISVGQKVLIKGPSGSGKTTLFRLILGEEVCDEGDIFVQYDGNQITSHFQGNIGLISQHPFLFNDTIRYNLTFGQSFQDHELLEVLDRVGLIDEFQDILNVEIHNNGENISGGQRVRLELARFLLREKDILLADEVTSALDEKNSRLVRDLIFSLPITVLEIAHHIDEEERYDQILELRKG encoded by the coding sequence ATGAGAAATATTTATAAGTACATTGATAAGAAGTATCTTTTTCCTATTTTTTTAGGGCGTATTGTGAATAGTGGTTTGGTGTTGGCGCAACCTCTGATTTTAACGAAGGCCTTGAAGTTAGATCAAGACGGCCTTTCTTATGGAAAAATTCTCAATTTTGTTTTATTTGGTTTGTCTGTCTATCTTGTTATTTATAGTCTGATGCTGTTTTCAAACTATTCGCACAATATATTCCGAAGAGAAATCAACAAAAGTGTCCGTGCCCTTTTATTTAAGAAAGTCATATTGAATCCTAAATTTTCCAATGATGAAAAAGTTAGTCTGCTAACTCAAGATATGGAATATGTGGGCGATAATTATTTGGAAAATATAAATGTTATGGTGAGTTGGGGATTTGTCGCCCTTGTTACAGCCATTTATATTGTTTCACAAAATTTTCTCTTAGGACTTATTTTTGTCATTTTTACGATTATGAGACCTATTCCTCAGTTCATCATGAATCGTCGTTTACAAGATTCGGGAGACAGCTGGTCCAAGCTTAGAACGAAATTACATGGGCTTGTCTCGGATAGTATGCAAGGCAGCCAAACCTTACGGATTAATCAGGCCATGAGGCTGAATGAAGAGCGCGTGAATGACTTAAACGGAGAATATCAAAAAGCCATCCAAAGATTTTGTTTCACACATAATATTATTTTTTTCTTTAATGGATTTATGGTCTTTTTTAGTCAGGTTGTTCCTCTTGCTTTAGGCTTTTATTTGAGTTTACAGGGAAATTCTATTTCTATTACAAGCCTCATCTCTATGTATGTTGCTGCGGGGATGCTGGTAGAACCGATCCAAACTCTGATGTACAGTGCAGCCAATCTCCAAGGTGCCTTGCCGACTGCGAACCGCCTGTTTAAGATTATCGAGGAAGAACCTGATTTCGAAGAGACAAAGGATCAATTTGTTGAAAATCTCGAATCGTTGCGCTTAAATCATATTTCAAAAAGTTTTGCTGAACGTCAGCTTTTTTCTGATTTGACGGCGACGATTTCAGTAGGTCAGAAGGTCTTAATCAAAGGACCGAGCGGGTCTGGAAAGACGACTCTTTTTCGCTTGATTTTAGGAGAAGAAGTATGTGATGAGGGTGACATTTTCGTTCAGTATGATGGAAATCAAATAACGAGTCATTTCCAAGGGAATATCGGTTTAATTAGCCAGCATCCCTTCCTGTTTAACGATACTATCCGCTATAATCTAACTTTTGGTCAGTCTTTTCAGGACCATGAATTATTGGAGGTATTGGACCGAGTTGGCTTAATAGATGAATTTCAGGATATTTTGAATGTAGAAATTCATAATAATGGTGAAAACATTTCAGGAGGTCAGCGTGTCAGATTAGAGTTGGCTCGTTTTCTCTTACGCGAGAAGGATATTTTATTAGCGGACGAAGTGACATCAGCTTTGGACGAAAAAAATAGTCGTCTGGTTAGAGACCTAATCTTTTCTTTGCCGATCACGGTACTAGAAATAGCCCATCATATTGATGAAGAAGAGCGCTATGACCAAATCCTTGAGTTACGTAAAGGATGA